The segment CCGCTGAATTTAGTAGACAGAAGAATTCTTATGAAAGCGTGGCTTGCTTTGAGCCACACGAAACACAAGAGGAACATTTTTGCCCAGAAAATTTGGACCTGTTCAAACTCCTTGCAGTCCGCATCCCTTGGCAACTTCCTTTTCGTGTacttaaaaaaaagcatgtcAAAGGGACAATGAGCCCTTGAACTATATAAAACATGGGGGTAAACCCTCTCCTGATCCCTGGCCATTACTCTGGATTGAGATTCTCTCATGATGATCATTATGTTCATTAAATCTAAACCGTTGAATTCAAATGGACGTGGACTTCCAAATGGAAATCTAAAGCATGACAAAACACATAAGACAACAAcataatatcaagaaaaaaatcaagtcgaGGAATCATGACTTATTCTAGCGCCAGGGGGCAGCAACAATAACAAAGCACAATAGGAGCAACATTGTGAATGCGGCCATTAGTATGTCTATAGAGTGTTAGAACATTCAACTCAAAAACATTTAGAGGGGAAGCCTGGATACTAACTCACACAAACAATGATTTGAAATGGCCAGTGCGAAACCTGTGAAACATGggacaagaaaagaagaaaatggatgTTCCATAGCCTGTAAATGGAAATGCTTGAAGCATATTTATTTGGTAGACACAAAAGAAATATTCAACAAAGTtttaaggcaagaaaatatCACCTACGAGTATGAAATGGTGGAGGGGGCTGGCGCCGTTCACATTCGTGGAGAAGACTTATAGCTTCTGTCGTGTAAAGGAAATgcactgaagagaagacgagcAATAAAGAGCTGTTGCACAAAGGCTTTGCACTTTACAGCAAAAGACAAGAAATTCTCTAACACTCCTAaggttaatttaaaacaatatatgtgGTACATGATGTTAGTTAATTTCATTTACATGATGCTATAAATATTGTGGGATAGCCGTACAAGATACCAGGAGTGAACTGTCAATCCCTCTGTAAAGAAGCTAATGATGTCTGCCCAGATCAATTTGATCGCTTCCTTGCACTCTGTCCATACCAAGGGAAGTAGGGTCATATGCTGGTTCTGAACTCCTCAAATCCATTTCCAGTTGCTTCTGCCTCAGTTGAAATGCACTCTGCCTATTCTCCAGCCTCAACCTCTCATTCTCCAGTCTCAACCTCTCGAACTCCTTATCTTTCTTGCTGCAGTATCTCAACCACTTGAACTGTTGTTTCTCAAGCTCAAAAGCTTGAGCCTTGATGTTGACCCTTTGCTCTAGGAGTTGCAACCTCTGCTTCTTAATCCACTCCTTTCTCTCCCATGGCGATACATTAGTGTCTTGAAAAATTGCTGTCATTTCAACACCAAAGCTATTTTGCCTACCTGATTGAGAACAAAGGTGGGAATGCTCTTCATTCACTATCCTTTCACACAACTGGCCCATCTCATCAGCATTATTATCAGCTTCATTATTCgattcatcatcatcactgtCATCATTTCCCTCAACTTCATCCCACCCTGACCCATTCATATCTTTTGAGCACCTCTCAAGAGGTAATGAACAACCTTGTAGATCAAAATCCTGGCAATTGGGTATTCTTTGCCCGTTATGGTAAGCACAAATTtccttataaaacaaatgtttCGAGCTCAATATCTTTCTGACATCATCCTTCGCCTTAGCTGAAAGATGAGGCATTGAGTCCATAAGAGCGGTGTTCTCCACAACTCTACAACTAGTCCCCCTCCCAAGAATCTCATTCAACCTCTTGTACCTCTTATTCAGATCATTGAACTTATCCTCGCACTGTTGTGGCGAAACATGACACCCCTTGCCAATCATTAGCTTTGACACTGTTTTCCACTTACCTTTCTTCTGCACAAGCCCGGATTTTCTCTTAAGCCCCCCCGTACCATCAAATGTATCGTCATCGCCCACACAAGCAACCACTGAAATAAGAAGCCTAACAATATTATCTGTCCATTTCATTCGCTGCCATGGAGGCCCTTGTTTGCCCTTAGCGCCAGTAGAGTTCTCACCATTCCCATCTTCCATAAAACTCTGGTCGTCATCTTCACTCCCATCGCCACTATGTGCACCGTTAAACGGACTAGCAGCTCTTCCTTTACCAAAATTCACCAAATATCCTTTTGATGTTGAACCTTTCATTTCCATTAGCCCACTTGGTTGGTGATCATTATCAAAACAACCCATTACATTCATCTGATGTTGGTGCGCTAGTGAGGGATGACCTAACTGAGATTGTTGGTGTCTATGAATCGGTGACTCGAGGTCAAACAAACCACCACTTGAATCAGACAAAAAACGACCCCTCAAACCCGAATTATCCATGTCAACACACTTATTCCTGAATTCCAAAATCCTGATGTTCTCTTCAATGGCTCAGCAAATTCAGTAACAGAAAATGAACCACAATCTCAAATTCCATATATTTCAATGCTTAAGAAATCATTCATTCCACTAATAACCACTTGGATCATCTAAACCAAGTTTCCATTATCAAAAACTTAACagccaaagaaaacaaaaccccGAAAAAtcccattttcttccattttctcaccagccaaaaaaagaaggttCACCACCAACCTAATCCACATTAGATTAATCACCAATCATCCAAAATCACCCTACAGGCTTAATCTCCAATATTTATCAAAAACCCATAATTTCTAAATCtgcaaatatacaaaaaaaagagagagaaacggtttaatcaaaatcaactaaacaaCCCAACAAGATCCAATCTTTTTTATTCcaataaataaaggttgaaactttcattaataaattgataaaaagtgGATCGTTTTTTGatgaactaaaacaaaaaacacagtACAAATGAAACTGTACCatataacatgttaaaaaagaGGTTGTTCTTTTCACAAGCTAACCTTTTTAGTGATCCACATGGAGCTTGTCTCTgtgggggagagagagagagagctttgaATATCAAGGTTTTAGGTAGAGAAAGAgggttttgagaaaaaatatgattagaTATGCCACGTGTTGAGATGTTTCGGTGAAAAGGGTGTTTGCCACAGGCAAGGGATGATATTAATTTCCTGATAATCAAACGTTTTGTATAagggtaaattttaatttgcccCCTGAATTTAAATTCTTCTTAAATTAGctctaaaacttgtttttgtctCAATCACCCCTTTCGTGCCAGTTTGGCAACGCGGTGCACTGCATTACGCtagcaaaaacatcaaaaatgaTTCTCTTGTTGTGGTGCATTGCGTTGCCAAACGGTGCAATTAGTTTAGAACTACAAAGAGAAAAGATTTGTGTCAATcttgaaacgcaaaaataagATGCAAAAAGGTATTcactttgttttatatgaagtaAATTACAGTGTATCAGCTGAAGAAAGAAGTAAATAACGACAGATGTCAGGAGTCCAGCTCTAAGCTAGCCTGTCAacattttttatacatttgAAGCTCCTAGGTGGCCTTCTAGCTAGTGCTTTTACAGTGCTCTATATGAAGAGGCTTCACATGAGACTGCTACAAAAGAGAGGAACAAACCGCACTAAGAGATGAAGCAGCCATGCAAGCACCAGCAAGCCAAGGAGGTAACCGAATTCCAGTGAAAGGGTACAGAATGCCAGCAGCTATATATAGGCAAGCTAATCCTGTTGTAGCCAAGTGCCCGGAAATAGTTAATCCTAATTCGGGAGATGGTCTTTCGGGATAGGTCAATGGCTGAAACTACATCTTCCAAGTTGCTTCTGATGAGAGCTATATCAGCTGCTTCTATAGCCACATCTGTCCCAGCACCAATTTCCATCCCAACATCAGCTGCAAGCAGGGCTGGCGAGTCATTTATTCCGTCTCCGACCATTGCAACGTTCATCCCTTTCATCTGCTTACAGTTTCAATCAGAAAATTCAAGTCAGAATTTAATTTCTCCATGCAAAATTTGCATTGGGGTGACAGGATAGTTGATGTGAAATTTGTGATGTTATGAGAACTCTACTTAGGTAAACTTGTAATCAACAAAAGCTCTTTCGAGTTCTCCTCAGATTAGTTTGTGCCTCATTCCCTTTTCCAGGCCAAACTATCATCTTACTACTAAATGGATACTGAAGATAGAATGACTCGGAGCTTCAAAATTCATTGGCATCAGATTGTCTACAGTGAGTGTTTGTTTCAAAATAAAGTTACCTGTAACTCTTTGATCTTTGCAGCTTTTCCGAGGGGATCTATTTCGGCATACACATCCTCAATTCCAACCTCCTTTGCAATGGCTGTGGCTGCAGCCCAGTTGTCACCTTTGGTCATGATGCTTGAGATGCCCAGTGAGCGGAGAAAAGACGCAGCAAGCTGAGCTTCTGGTCTCATCACATCAGTCACAGAGAAAGCTCCAGCAACCTTTCCATCAATGGCGACTAGTATAGATGTTCTAGCAAATTGCTAATTTTCAAAGATATAGCTCTCAACTTCATAACCAACAGATACATTGAAAGCATTCATGAGCCTCTTGTTCCCAACCAAAACCCTTCTGTCACCACTTTTCCACTCACCCCAGTTCCAGGATGCACCTCAAAGTCCCTGACCTCTGTGACCTGTTCTCTTGATGAACCATGCTTCTGCCACAGCCACTTGGCATGCTCCACCACAGCCTTTGCTAATGGATGTTCACTATTTGCCTGTGTAATCAAGGTATAGAAGTCAACTTCCTCTTTCATCATGTTACAAAATAATTCGAGATTTGAGAGTCAATTTACTTGTAAAATTTTCATAACTTTTGCCAAATCCCTGTGTACTGGCATCAAAACCTCTTTCAAGTTGCGTCAAAGTCCGTAACTTCTCCTATAAAAAATGGCATGGAGAACATAGGCACTCACCTCTACAGAAATGACTGCATCACAGAATTCCTCTAATGAAATACTTGAAAACAGCACGTCACTGACTACAGCAGGTTTCCCAACTGTCAGTGTCCTATCAAACACAACTGCTGTCATCTGCagacaaaattaaatttctggTTGTCAAAAGAGACATTAAGATTTAATAATGGATTCTTTTCAA is part of the Populus nigra chromosome 8, ddPopNigr1.1, whole genome shotgun sequence genome and harbors:
- the LOC133700766 gene encoding uncharacterized protein LOC133700766 — its product is MDNSGLRGRFLSDSSGGLFDLESPIHRHQQSQLGHPSLAHQHQMNVMGCFDNDHQPSGLMEMKGSTSKGYLVNFGKGRAASPFNGAHSGDGSEDDDQSFMEDGNGENSTGAKGKQGPPWQRMKWTDNIVRLLISVVACVGDDDTFDGTGGLKRKSGLVQKKGKWKTVSKLMIGKGCHVSPQQCEDKFNDLNKRYKRLNEILGRGTSCRVVENTALMDSMPHLSAKAKDDVRKILSSKHLFYKEICAYHNGQRIPNCQDFDLQGCSLPLERCSKDMNGSGWDEVEGNDDSDDDESNNEADNNADEMGQLCERIVNEEHSHLCSQSGRQNSFGVEMTAIFQDTNVSPWERKEWIKKQRLQLLEQRVNIKAQAFELEKQQFKWLRYCSKKDKEFERLRLENERLRLENRQSAFQLRQKQLEMDLRSSEPAYDPTSLGMDRVQGSDQIDLGRHH